In Chaetodon auriga isolate fChaAug3 unplaced genomic scaffold, fChaAug3.hap1 Scaffold_203, whole genome shotgun sequence, the following proteins share a genomic window:
- the LOC143317740 gene encoding uncharacterized protein LOC143317740 gives MSKSFLHSAITEALPDLPDATREILEETLQSLGVETPDDFQFLKEDDLLSALRPIQARKLVAAWSLKCPAQESGCLTASPGPSQSMMSLSPTSSSSSSCQSPSGSFPESFTIPWGQFPEALTQALERERRPNPSLRKEMVRIVVREMMKVTTSLSKKNAADVAKKLVAKYPKSLQDVIEGDVIGTGYGSLVKQIQNRIENVKRPTTPKIKKRKSHDSDTDEVPPEKRAAIQDTYGCIRWHVKFMPLGETAETQQQKKDELKNLFSQNQQSPGPLKMLMKSTFYSQRKDVNQGKDMKYLQENWPYWFHEIGMNVHFNELTGVDLKETFLKNVEQKGERLLHFMKTVAVNKSKRFYQAATKLQIMMGEQAVSTQVTEMVLLLLAYFDKRDDVMFHYVEDTCLAGEVVMDRVPLTPTIVVCEG, from the exons ATGTCCAAATCATTTCTACATTCTGCCATCACGGAGGCCTTGCCTGACCTGCCAGATGCTACAAGGGAGATCTTGGAGGAAACTCTCCAATCTCTGGGGGTAGAGACCCCTGATGACTTCCAGTTTTTGAAAGAAGATGATTTGTTGTCAGCCCTGAGGCCCATACAAGCCAGGAAGCTGGTTGCTGCATGGAGTCTGAAAT GTCCGGCCCAAGAAAGTGGTTGCCTTACTGCCTCACCAGGACCTTCCCAATCCATGATGTCTCTGTCGCCAACGTCATCGtcgtccagcagctgtcagagcccAAGTGGCAGTTTTCCAGAGTCATTCACAATACCATGGGGACAGTTCCCAGAGGCGTTGACACAGGCTTTGGAGAGGGAAAGGCGTCCAAATCCAAGTCTGAGGAAAGAGATGGTCAGAATTGTGGTCCgtgaaatgatgaaagtaaCCACGTCTTTAAGCAAGAAGaatgctgctgatgtggctAAGAAATTGGTGGCTAAATACCCCAAGTCCCTTCAAGATGTGATTGAGGGTGACGTAATTGGCACAGGGTATGGCTCCCTCgtgaaacaaattcaaaatcgGATCGAAAATGTGAAAAGACCTACAAcaccaaaaattaaaaaaagaaaatcacatgacTCTGACACTGACGAAGTCCCACCTGAAAAACGTGCAGCGATTCAAGACACCTATGGGTGCATCCGTTGGCATGTGAAGTTTATGCCCCTTGGGGAAACGGCCGAaacccagcagcagaagaaagatGAGCTTAAAAATCTGTTCAGCCAGAATCAACAAAGCCCAGGTCCTTTGAAAATGCTGATGAAGTCCACATTCTACAGCCAGCGAAAAGACGTGAACCAAGGGAAAGACATGAAGTACCTCCAGGAAAACTGGCCATATTGGTTTCATGAAATTGGCATGAATGTTCACTTCAACGAGCTCACTGGAGTTGACCTGAAGGAAACCTTCTTGAAAAATGTGGAACAGAAGGGGGAACGGCTCTTGCACTTCATGAAGACAgttgctgtcaacaaatccaaaagaTTCTACCAAGCTGCAACAAAGCTACAGATTATGATGGGAGAACAGGCAGTCAGCACACAGGTCACAGAGATGGTGCTGCTTCTTCTGGCTTATTTTGACAAgagagatgatgtgatgttcCATTACGTGGAGGACACTTGCCTGGCTGGAGAAGTGGTCATGGACCGAGTTCCCTTGACTCCAACGATTGTTGTATGTG aaggatga